In Cicer arietinum cultivar CDC Frontier isolate Library 1 chromosome 7, Cicar.CDCFrontier_v2.0, whole genome shotgun sequence, a single window of DNA contains:
- the LOC101508926 gene encoding uncharacterized protein, with protein MSFICGLPILECVSCLACARWVWKKCLYTAGYESENWGLATLEEFEPIPRICRTILAVYEDDIRNPQWAPEGGYGINPDWIVLRKDYGDNQGRVTPYMIYLDHDRAEIILAVSGLNLGKESDYAVLLDNKLGQTEFHGGYVHNGLLKAAAWVFDAECEVLRKLIADNPTYMLTFIGHSLGAGVVALLTMLALHNRDKLGIQRDKIKCYAIAPARCMSLNLAVRYADVINSIVLQDDFLPRTTTGLESAFKSLLCWPCLLCLMCLKDTFIMEEKKLRDPRRLYAPGRLYHIVERKPFRFGRFPPVVRTAVPVDGRFDHIVLSCNATADHAILWIESESRRALDLMLEKDQHTKIPPEQKMVRQESLAREHSEEYRAALQRAVALDIPRAYSPSSYGTFHEIDVEEDSEKSSGKGSSLSHKKRSESWNEFVEHMFDVDDTGHMVFKKTTL; from the exons ATGTCATTTATCTGTGGACTTCCTATACTTGAGTGTGTTTCTTGTTTGGCTTGTGCGCGTTGGGTTTGGAAAAAATGTCTATACACTGCAGGCTATGAGAGTGAAAATTGGGGCTTGGCTACTCTGGAAGAGTTTGAGCCTATACCTCGGATTTGTCGCACAATCTTAGCAGTATATGAAGATGATATTCGTAACCCTCAGTGGGCTCCTGAAGGAGGTTACGGCATTAATCCTGATTGGATTGTCCTGCGGAAGGACTACGGGGATAACCAAGGTCGTGTTACTCCGTACATGATATACCTTGATCATGATCGTGCTGAAATTATACTGGCTGTTAGTGGACTTAATTTAGGAAAGGAAAGTGATTATGCAGTTTTGCTTGATAACAAACTGGGTCAGACGGAGTTTCACGGTGGATATGTACATAACGGGTTATTGAAGGCGGCGGCATGGGTTTTTGATGCGGAATGTGAGGTTCTGAGGAAGCTAATAGCAGATAATCCAACTTATATGCTCACATTTATTGGACATTCGCTTGGGGCTGGTGTGGTGGCGTTATTGACAATGCTAGCGCTTCATAATCGCGACAAATTGGGGATACAGAGAGACAAGATAAAATGCTATGCAATTGCTCCTGCTCGATGCATGTCTCTCAATTTGGCCGTAAGATATGCGGATGTGATCAACTCTATCGTACTACAG GATGATTTTTTACCTCGGACAACCACTGGTCTGGAAAGCGCCTTCAAGTCACTTTTATG TTGGCCTTGTTTATTGTGTCTTATGTGCTTAAAGGATACTTTCATTATGGAGGAGAAGAAGCTTAGAGATCCAAGGCGTTTGTACGCACCTGGTCGTCTCTATCACATTGTGGAGCGAAAGCCCTTCAG GTTTGGAAGATTTCCACCTGTTGTTAGGACTGCAGTACCTGTTGATGGGAGGTTTGATCATATAGTTCTTTCTTGCAATGCAACTGCTGACCATGCCATCCTTTGGATAGAGAGCGAATCGCGACGGGCTCTCGAC TTAATGCTCGAGAAAGATCAGCATACAAAGATTCCACCTGAGCAGAAGATGGTGAGGCAAGAATCACTAGCTCGCGAACACAGTGAAGAGTACCGTGCAGCCCTTCAGAGAGCCGTTGCTTTGGATATTCCTCGAGCATATTCACCTTCCTCGTATGGAACATTCCACGAAATTGATGTTGAGGAAGATTCTGAAAAATCTAGTGGAAAAGGCTCTTCCTTGTCTCATAAGAAACGATCGGAGAGTTGGAATGAATTTGTCGAACACATGTTTGATGTTGACGACACAGGTCATATGGTGTTTAAGAAGACaactctttaa